One Lentibacillus cibarius DNA window includes the following coding sequences:
- the panC gene encoding pantoate--beta-alanine ligase produces the protein MKVIRSIPDMKQLMSDYRLQKKQIGFVPTMGYLHEGHLSLMREASKENDIVVASIFVNPLQFGPNEDYERYPRDEQADARQAEEAGVDVLFIPAAAEMYPKPTLIQLGITDRTDVLCGRSRPGHFEGVLTVLTKLFHIVSPHKVYFGLKDAQQLAVVDALIEDLNFPIELVGLSTVREADGLAKSSRNVNLTDQERNEAIWLYKGLQHGQQLIHHGEQHPDQVVRAVTEIMQQNLSGTIDYVELLSYPSLKPVTTINQQVILAAAVYFDKARLIDNLLLDQNGEIVARYD, from the coding sequence ATGAAGGTCATCCGTTCGATTCCGGATATGAAACAATTAATGAGCGATTACAGGTTGCAAAAGAAGCAGATTGGTTTCGTACCTACCATGGGGTATCTGCATGAAGGACATCTAAGTCTGATGCGGGAAGCGAGTAAGGAAAATGATATCGTCGTGGCCAGTATCTTTGTTAATCCATTACAGTTCGGCCCCAATGAAGATTATGAAAGGTATCCAAGAGATGAACAGGCGGATGCACGTCAGGCAGAGGAAGCAGGCGTTGACGTGTTGTTCATCCCAGCCGCCGCTGAAATGTATCCTAAGCCAACACTCATTCAACTAGGAATCACCGATCGGACCGACGTCTTATGCGGCCGCTCCCGCCCCGGTCATTTTGAAGGTGTACTTACCGTATTAACGAAACTATTCCATATCGTCAGTCCGCACAAAGTATATTTCGGCTTAAAAGATGCCCAGCAACTAGCCGTTGTGGATGCCTTAATTGAGGATTTAAATTTTCCCATTGAATTAGTTGGATTGTCAACAGTTCGGGAAGCAGACGGATTGGCGAAAAGCAGCCGCAATGTTAATCTGACCGACCAGGAGCGAAACGAGGCCATTTGGCTTTATAAAGGATTGCAGCATGGACAACAGCTCATCCATCACGGCGAACAACACCCAGACCAGGTTGTTCGTGCAGTAACAGAAATCATGCAACAGAACCTATCAGGAACAATCGATTATGTGGAACTGCTCAGTTACCCGTCCCTAAAACCTGTGACAACGATTAATCAGCAGGTCATTCTTGCTGCCGCCGTTTACTTTGACAAGGCCAGACTAATAGACAACCTGCTGCTTGATCAAAATGGAGAGATTGTTGCACGGTATGACTAG
- the panB gene encoding 3-methyl-2-oxobutanoate hydroxymethyltransferase, giving the protein MLSILDLKHMKANKEKISMVTAYDYPSAKQAEQAGMDMILVGDSLGMVVLGYESTVEVQLEDMIHHAKAVKRGAPNTFTAVDMPFMSYHISLEDSLRNAKKLFQETNAQSLKVEGASDDILILIRRLTEAGIPVIAHIGLTPQSVNVLGGFKVQGKDKDAGQKLLDDAKKVAEHGAAALVLECVPKQLAAMVSQSISIPTIGIGAGVDCDGQVLVYHDILKYGVDRLPKFVKSYADFNDHGTEALKAYMSDVKQEKFPTDAHSFLAKSHDSLPDTE; this is encoded by the coding sequence ATGCTCAGTATACTAGATTTGAAACATATGAAAGCAAACAAGGAAAAGATTTCGATGGTTACAGCATATGATTACCCTTCTGCCAAACAGGCGGAGCAAGCCGGAATGGATATGATTCTCGTTGGTGACTCGCTGGGAATGGTGGTGCTCGGTTATGAGTCTACTGTTGAAGTCCAGCTGGAAGATATGATCCACCACGCAAAGGCAGTCAAACGCGGCGCACCGAATACATTCACTGCGGTGGACATGCCTTTCATGTCTTATCATATCTCACTTGAGGACTCATTAAGGAATGCGAAAAAGCTTTTTCAGGAAACGAACGCGCAAAGTTTGAAAGTTGAGGGCGCATCCGACGACATCCTTATTCTCATCCGGCGCTTAACAGAAGCGGGAATCCCGGTTATTGCACATATAGGATTAACACCCCAGTCCGTCAATGTGCTGGGCGGGTTTAAAGTACAGGGAAAAGATAAAGACGCTGGACAAAAGCTGCTCGATGACGCTAAAAAAGTGGCCGAGCATGGAGCTGCTGCGCTTGTTTTAGAATGCGTTCCGAAACAACTTGCAGCAATGGTGAGTCAATCTATCAGCATCCCTACCATCGGAATTGGGGCGGGTGTGGATTGTGACGGCCAAGTGCTTGTCTATCACGATATTCTAAAATACGGTGTCGACCGTCTACCAAAATTCGTGAAGTCTTATGCGGATTTTAATGATCATGGGACAGAAGCGTTGAAAGCGTACATGTCGGATGTAAAACAGGAAAAGTTTCCTACTGACGCCCATTCCTTTTTGGCTAAGAGCCATGATTCATTACCTGACACTGAGTGA
- a CDS encoding glycine betaine ABC transporter substrate-binding protein, with product MLVLSACDGDQKQESKSNQESQNEDEQKTISIGLDPYDYATVPAYLSKEILEQVGYEVEIEEGQVGILYEALSNEGIDAFIDIWSPNLHSSYLKKYKNDFEVAGTLYSEMPLGVAVPTYMEDVNAIPDLKKYQDKFDGQVYAIDPGSGMAQTTKKMVEAYNMQDFEIKNSSTAAMLAQAESTMADKGGVVFNAWRPHPMFTRLDIKFLDDPKNVWKLDDVQIGVTDDLKEQSPTAYTLFSNMKLTLDMVEKWQIGLSEEKEPEELAKAWVKNHQDKVDKWLEK from the coding sequence ATGCTAGTGTTATCGGCTTGCGATGGGGATCAGAAGCAGGAAAGCAAAAGCAATCAGGAAAGTCAAAATGAAGACGAGCAAAAAACAATTTCCATCGGGTTAGACCCTTATGATTATGCAACGGTTCCGGCATATCTTTCTAAGGAGATTTTGGAACAAGTTGGGTATGAAGTGGAGATTGAGGAGGGGCAAGTTGGCATATTGTATGAAGCATTGTCCAACGAGGGTATTGATGCATTTATTGATATCTGGTCGCCCAATCTGCACAGCTCCTATTTAAAGAAATATAAAAATGATTTCGAAGTAGCGGGTACACTTTACTCTGAGATGCCGCTTGGCGTAGCTGTCCCAACCTATATGGAAGATGTGAATGCTATTCCGGATTTGAAAAAGTATCAGGACAAATTTGATGGGCAGGTATATGCCATCGATCCGGGAAGCGGGATGGCACAAACGACCAAGAAGATGGTAGAAGCCTACAACATGCAGGATTTTGAGATTAAAAACAGCAGTACTGCCGCGATGCTTGCTCAAGCCGAAAGTACTATGGCTGATAAAGGTGGCGTTGTTTTTAACGCCTGGCGTCCGCACCCGATGTTTACTAGATTGGATATCAAATTTCTGGATGATCCTAAAAATGTTTGGAAATTGGATGATGTTCAAATTGGCGTTACAGACGACTTAAAAGAACAGTCACCTACAGCTTATACACTGTTTTCCAATATGAAGCTGACGCTGGATATGGTTGAAAAATGGCAAATCGGCCTTTCAGAAGAAAAAGAACCGGAAGAATTAGCTAAAGCCTGGGTGAAGAACCATCAGGATAAGGTGGATAAATGGCTAGAGAAATAG
- a CDS encoding C45 family autoproteolytic acyltransferase/hydolase, whose product MKALYLSGTAFDIGKQHGTQAKEEVHHSLDSYERLFWYEANMKWKHAIELGKLHLDYIEKTNIALLDEMEGIAKGASVSFHDILALNARSEIALTNNKSDGCTSVALMPTIAESAFLGQTWDWRASQSKSLIFTNIKQNDAPEINMVTEGGIIGKIGLNAYGLGVCLNALRANMKSNKLPVHLGLREILNSIDLNEALEKIRDQKIASSANFLIAQCDKSGAKATNVEISPVGEDRKTTRDNFLYHTNHFCSARLVDQIGKEKLNTTENTFYRASRIKKLINNTINDKKIITTDIIRQWFSDHEHYPNSICRHMEEDSSEYTSTVTAFSIIMDLNKHNLYLMEGQACNPSEIANFHFN is encoded by the coding sequence ATGAAAGCATTATATTTATCTGGTACAGCATTTGATATTGGAAAACAACATGGAACACAAGCCAAGGAAGAGGTTCACCACAGCTTGGATTCTTATGAAAGGTTGTTTTGGTATGAAGCAAATATGAAATGGAAGCATGCGATTGAATTAGGAAAGTTGCATCTTGATTACATCGAAAAGACAAATATTGCTCTTTTGGATGAAATGGAAGGGATTGCAAAAGGAGCTTCCGTCAGTTTTCATGATATTTTAGCTTTAAATGCCAGAAGTGAAATAGCTTTAACCAATAATAAAAGTGACGGCTGTACAAGTGTGGCATTAATGCCTACGATAGCAGAAAGTGCATTTTTAGGACAGACTTGGGATTGGCGAGCATCTCAATCAAAAAGCTTGATCTTCACTAATATTAAGCAAAATGATGCACCTGAGATCAATATGGTGACTGAAGGTGGGATCATTGGGAAAATTGGCTTAAACGCTTACGGATTAGGGGTTTGTTTGAATGCGTTACGTGCCAATATGAAGTCGAATAAATTGCCGGTTCATTTAGGCTTAAGAGAGATTCTTAATTCAATAGATCTGAATGAGGCACTTGAAAAAATAAGGGATCAAAAAATAGCTTCTTCTGCAAATTTCTTAATTGCTCAATGCGATAAATCGGGCGCAAAGGCAACCAATGTCGAAATATCCCCTGTTGGAGAAGACAGAAAAACAACGCGAGATAACTTTTTATATCACACGAATCACTTTTGTTCAGCAAGACTTGTCGATCAAATAGGAAAAGAAAAACTGAATACAACAGAAAATACATTTTACAGAGCTAGTAGGATTAAAAAGCTGATAAATAATACAATTAATGATAAAAAGATTATTACTACAGATATAATTAGACAATGGTTTTCTGATCATGAACATTATCCGAATTCGATTTGCAGGCATATGGAAGAGGATTCATCAGAATATACAAGTACGGTTACAGCCTTTTCTATCATTATGGATTTGAACAAACATAACTTGTATCTCATGGAAGGGCAGGCTTGCAATCCTAGCGAAATAGCTAATTTCCATTTTAATTGA
- the menC gene encoding o-succinylbenzoate synthase — protein MYIKEINLYKITMKMRNPFTTSFGTEQNRKFILVEVKNENDLSGWGECVTTERPLYIEEFTDASWMMLEKFLIPAVLKTKIEHPDELQDRFKAYKRNHLAKSALEAAVWDLYAKSKDMTLAEALGGVKSTIEVGVSLGIEEDIHTLLNNIKQKTEEGYKRIKIKIKPGKDVNVLAEVRKQFPDIPLMVDANSAYTLDDIPTLKEMDRFNLMMIEQPLTAGDLIDHAKLQKEMETPICLDESIHSYEDARKAVEIGSGKIINLKVGRVGGLTEAKKIHDLCKQENIPMWCGGMLESGVGRAHNIAITSLANFTLPGDTASSARYWHKDIIDPEVVVENGLLTVPDKPGIGFDVNLDEVLRNTTESKKFN, from the coding sequence GTGTATATTAAAGAAATCAACTTATATAAAATAACCATGAAAATGAGAAATCCATTTACCACTAGCTTCGGAACGGAACAAAACCGAAAATTTATACTGGTGGAAGTAAAAAATGAAAATGATTTGTCTGGCTGGGGTGAATGCGTAACAACAGAACGCCCTTTATACATTGAGGAGTTTACAGACGCAAGCTGGATGATGCTTGAAAAATTCCTTATACCTGCTGTTTTAAAGACTAAAATTGAGCATCCAGACGAACTACAAGACAGGTTTAAAGCATACAAGCGCAATCACTTGGCCAAATCAGCATTAGAAGCTGCAGTTTGGGACTTATATGCTAAATCAAAAGATATGACCTTAGCCGAAGCTTTGGGCGGCGTTAAGTCAACTATTGAAGTCGGGGTAAGTCTGGGAATTGAAGAAGATATTCATACCTTGCTAAACAATATTAAACAAAAAACAGAAGAAGGATATAAAAGAATTAAAATTAAGATTAAACCAGGAAAAGATGTAAATGTTCTTGCAGAGGTTAGGAAACAATTCCCGGATATCCCATTAATGGTAGATGCAAATTCAGCCTATACCTTAGATGATATTCCGACATTGAAAGAAATGGATAGATTTAATCTAATGATGATTGAACAGCCGCTAACAGCCGGTGACCTGATCGATCACGCAAAGTTGCAAAAAGAAATGGAAACACCGATTTGTCTCGATGAAAGTATCCACTCTTATGAAGATGCCAGAAAAGCGGTTGAAATCGGCAGTGGAAAAATTATTAATTTAAAAGTCGGCAGGGTTGGTGGCTTAACCGAAGCTAAAAAAATCCATGACCTATGTAAACAAGAAAATATCCCTATGTGGTGTGGTGGAATGCTGGAATCAGGTGTGGGACGGGCACATAATATTGCAATCACCTCTCTAGCCAACTTCACCCTGCCAGGTGATACGGCATCGTCCGCTAGATATTGGCATAAAGATATTATAGATCCGGAAGTGGTTGTGGAGAATGGACTACTTACGGTGCCGGATAAACCGGGAATTGGCTTTGATGTGAATTTGGATGAAGTATTGCGTAATACAACGGAAAGTAAAAAATTTAACTGA
- a CDS encoding YfcC family protein translates to MGNEPLQDSNMEVNENPKKKKKFELPDAYVILFVILLLAAIATYIIPAGSFDRETSENGTSVVIPGSFEQIEQQPASVIEVFRSIQEGLIGGASIIFLVLIIGGAFSVIESTGAIDTMIMKTINKTKNKEWLLITMVAIVFSIFGGLGIVVNAVIAFIPIGIVLARAMKMDAIVGVAIIYLGAYSGFSIGFLDPLTTGFAQQIAELPLFSGLGYRILIYLTILTSSILYITWYSNKVKKNPENSILKENRFPKLEEKNMDEVSSVLTNTQKLVLVILGLGIGTYVFGVFQLGWSINEMAGVFIAIAIVTAIVTRMGSNTMVSEFMNGCKGVVYGALIIGMARSIVVILENSMVLDTIVQGMSVAMGSFSSVAGAIALFIGNGIFNLIVSSGSGQAAIVMPIMTPLADIMEIPRQVAVQAYSMGDGFTNMITPLSGVLMANLAIAGIPWTKWIKFAIPLALIWYVIGMIYLSIAVLINWGPM, encoded by the coding sequence ATGGGTAATGAACCATTGCAGGATTCAAATATGGAAGTAAACGAAAATCCAAAGAAAAAGAAAAAATTCGAACTGCCTGATGCCTATGTTATTTTGTTCGTCATATTGCTTCTTGCCGCAATTGCAACGTACATCATTCCAGCAGGATCGTTTGATCGAGAGACATCCGAAAATGGTACCTCTGTCGTCATTCCAGGCAGTTTTGAACAGATTGAACAACAGCCAGCCAGTGTCATCGAGGTATTTAGATCCATTCAGGAAGGATTAATCGGGGGAGCAAGCATAATATTTTTGGTATTGATTATTGGCGGTGCTTTCTCCGTTATTGAAAGTACTGGTGCAATTGACACAATGATTATGAAAACAATAAATAAAACGAAGAATAAAGAGTGGCTTCTTATAACAATGGTAGCAATCGTATTTTCCATTTTTGGCGGTCTCGGTATTGTCGTCAACGCTGTTATTGCCTTTATTCCAATTGGCATTGTTCTTGCTAGAGCAATGAAAATGGATGCTATTGTTGGAGTCGCAATCATTTATCTTGGTGCCTATTCCGGATTCTCAATTGGCTTTTTAGATCCATTAACAACTGGTTTTGCTCAGCAAATTGCTGAACTTCCTTTATTCTCAGGACTAGGATACCGTATTCTTATCTATTTAACGATATTAACTTCTTCCATCTTGTATATTACTTGGTACTCTAACAAAGTGAAGAAAAACCCTGAGAATAGTATTCTTAAAGAAAATAGATTTCCAAAGCTTGAAGAGAAGAATATGGACGAAGTATCGTCAGTATTAACAAACACGCAGAAACTAGTACTGGTCATCCTAGGGCTTGGCATTGGCACTTACGTCTTCGGTGTTTTCCAGCTGGGTTGGTCCATCAATGAAATGGCCGGTGTTTTCATTGCCATCGCTATAGTGACAGCAATTGTAACTAGGATGGGATCCAATACGATGGTTTCAGAATTCATGAATGGTTGTAAGGGGGTTGTCTATGGAGCTTTAATCATTGGTATGGCAAGATCCATTGTTGTCATCCTGGAAAACAGCATGGTATTGGATACAATAGTCCAAGGCATGTCTGTTGCAATGGGGTCCTTTTCAAGTGTAGCCGGTGCAATCGCACTCTTTATAGGGAATGGAATATTCAATCTGATCGTTTCTTCAGGAAGTGGACAGGCCGCAATTGTGATGCCAATTATGACACCTCTTGCTGATATCATGGAAATTCCGCGTCAAGTTGCGGTTCAAGCATACTCAATGGGGGACGGATTCACAAACATGATTACACCTCTATCGGGAGTTTTGATGGCGAACTTGGCAATTGCAGGAATCCCTTGGACAAAATGGATCAAATTCGCAATTCCACTAGCATTAATTTGGTATGTCATTGGCATGATTTACTTATCAATTGCCGTGTTAATTAATTGGGGACCAATGTAA
- a CDS encoding MurR/RpiR family transcriptional regulator codes for MEPSFIEETNKHFSTLTKGLRKVGDYLLSDPMIFAIHPAKKVGQIIGVSETTVLRFCNTIGYTSYNILQKDVRKYLLDLNQRPIDGLEENIETNNLAESMKVDINNLKGTIEHLYLEEIENAIETIIDSERITVAGYYQSFTFAHWLYFNLNYVLGNVSLYRPENDAGILDILPKKSCVIIFSYYRYALDTIRLAEEAKNKNIKVIAITDSRVSPIVKYADTVLTINISNKSLINKGPITLSLINALLNEVIQRVKERGKIRFTYKYLIKDGED; via the coding sequence GTGGAGCCAAGTTTTATAGAAGAAACAAATAAACACTTTTCGACGCTGACAAAAGGGCTTAGGAAAGTGGGGGACTATTTGTTATCGGATCCGATGATTTTTGCTATACATCCTGCCAAAAAGGTAGGTCAAATTATTGGTGTGAGTGAAACTACTGTTCTTCGTTTTTGCAATACGATTGGATACACAAGTTACAACATTCTGCAAAAAGATGTTCGAAAATATTTATTGGATCTAAATCAAAGACCAATAGATGGGTTGGAGGAAAATATAGAAACCAATAATCTTGCTGAGAGCATGAAAGTAGATATCAACAACCTAAAGGGAACGATTGAACACCTGTATTTGGAAGAGATAGAAAATGCTATAGAAACAATAATTGATAGTGAGCGTATAACTGTTGCTGGTTACTATCAATCATTCACTTTTGCCCATTGGCTGTATTTTAACTTGAATTATGTACTAGGGAACGTATCGTTATACAGACCTGAAAATGATGCGGGAATTCTGGATATATTACCCAAAAAATCTTGTGTTATTATCTTTTCCTATTACCGGTATGCCCTTGATACAATTAGGCTAGCGGAAGAGGCAAAAAATAAAAATATTAAAGTTATAGCCATAACCGATTCGCGCGTGTCACCAATTGTTAAATATGCTGATACTGTATTAACGATTAATATAAGCAATAAATCATTGATTAATAAAGGCCCGATTACGCTAAGTCTTATTAATGCTTTGTTAAATGAAGTTATTCAGCGGGTAAAAGAGCGGGGAAAGATAAGGTTTACATATAAATATTTAATAAAGGATGGCGAAGATTAA
- a CDS encoding M20 peptidase aminoacylase family protein: MSNKTIEKKITATFQYLHENAEISWEEVQTTKYIEGILRESGCVVRTFDDCTGVIGDYGNFNGDLPIVAVRADIDALWQEVDGVFQANHSCGHDAHMSMVLGLLWRLEQEKDLADKVAVRFIFQPAEEKGAGALKMVEKRVVDDVDYLFGIHLRPVQETEMGHASPVIVHGATKTYKGIIKGEDAHGARPHLNHNAIEIGTQLVNMIRQIHIDPLVPHSVKMTALQSGGESANIIPGKATFSLDLRAQTNEAMEKLDSKVNHIIDTLKNLYETDIELKSTGEIAAAKLNSDAIEIMGTAIEDSLGREGVDEPLQTPGGDDFHYYTIKKPSLKATMLGLGCDLKPGLHHPKMAFDKKALLNGTDILYKAVKNVYSL, from the coding sequence ATGAGTAACAAAACAATTGAAAAAAAGATTACAGCTACTTTCCAATATCTGCATGAGAATGCTGAAATTAGCTGGGAAGAAGTTCAGACCACGAAGTATATTGAGGGAATATTAAGAGAAAGTGGATGTGTTGTCAGGACTTTCGATGATTGTACAGGAGTGATAGGGGACTATGGTAACTTTAATGGTGATTTGCCAATAGTTGCTGTACGTGCCGATATTGATGCCCTATGGCAAGAAGTGGACGGGGTTTTTCAGGCAAATCATTCATGCGGTCATGACGCACATATGTCTATGGTATTAGGGTTATTATGGCGGTTAGAACAAGAAAAAGACTTGGCGGATAAGGTAGCTGTGAGATTTATTTTTCAGCCGGCAGAGGAAAAAGGTGCCGGAGCATTAAAGATGGTTGAAAAAAGAGTTGTAGATGATGTTGATTATTTGTTCGGAATACATTTGCGACCTGTGCAGGAAACAGAAATGGGACACGCTTCTCCGGTCATCGTACATGGAGCAACTAAAACATACAAAGGGATAATTAAAGGTGAAGATGCCCATGGAGCACGCCCTCATCTTAACCATAATGCCATCGAAATTGGTACCCAGTTAGTAAATATGATCAGACAAATTCACATTGATCCGCTTGTTCCTCATTCAGTCAAAATGACGGCTTTGCAGTCTGGAGGGGAAAGCGCGAATATTATTCCTGGCAAAGCAACTTTTTCACTGGATTTGAGAGCTCAAACAAATGAAGCAATGGAGAAGTTGGATTCAAAAGTTAATCACATTATCGATACGCTTAAAAATCTGTACGAAACAGATATAGAACTTAAAAGTACAGGAGAAATAGCTGCTGCTAAATTAAATAGTGATGCCATCGAAATTATGGGAACGGCTATAGAAGATAGTCTTGGAAGAGAGGGGGTTGACGAGCCGTTACAAACGCCCGGCGGTGATGACTTTCATTATTATACTATTAAAAAGCCTTCTCTAAAAGCAACCATGCTTGGTTTAGGATGTGACTTGAAGCCGGGACTCCACCACCCGAAAATGGCCTTTGACAAAAAAGCACTGTTAAATGGAACTGATATTTTGTATAAGGCTGTTAAAAACGTATATTCCTTATAA
- a CDS encoding class II histone deacetylase codes for MTEETGFVCDESYFWHQTGNGALNIRSGGWVQPDTHAENPESKRRVKNLLERSKFMNELKPIEPRSATAKEIELVHRANYIKEVRQLSEAGGGDAGIHAIVGPDSYEIALKSAGGALTAVDAVMNDTVKTAYALVRPPGHHAEPGEGAGFCLFNNVAIAAKYARETYGLKRILILDWDVHHGNGTETAFYHDPDVLFISIHQENIFPKGRGSMTDVGEGEGEGRNVNIELPAGTGDEGYLYAFDHMIAPIVDQFQPELILVSAGQDASRFDPLGRMLVTAAGYYEMAKRVKSLAAKHCHGRVVACHEGGYSTAYVPFCTLRVLEALRGKRSQVDDPFDQGYHEGPIYPHQKEAVQRAIDLQSTYWELF; via the coding sequence ATGACAGAAGAAACGGGTTTTGTTTGTGATGAAAGTTATTTTTGGCACCAGACCGGAAACGGCGCGTTAAATATCCGCTCTGGCGGCTGGGTTCAACCGGACACACATGCGGAAAATCCGGAATCGAAGCGGCGTGTCAAAAATTTACTGGAACGCAGCAAATTTATGAATGAGTTAAAGCCAATAGAACCGAGATCGGCAACCGCAAAAGAAATCGAATTGGTTCATCGCGCGAATTATATAAAGGAAGTTCGACAGTTAAGTGAGGCAGGCGGTGGGGATGCCGGTATTCATGCGATTGTTGGTCCGGATTCTTATGAGATTGCTTTGAAGTCAGCAGGAGGCGCGTTAACGGCTGTGGATGCGGTGATGAACGATACGGTGAAAACGGCATATGCGCTTGTCCGGCCGCCGGGTCATCATGCCGAACCTGGAGAAGGGGCTGGCTTTTGCCTCTTTAATAATGTAGCAATTGCAGCAAAATATGCACGTGAAACATATGGGCTGAAGCGGATCCTGATTTTGGATTGGGATGTGCATCATGGCAATGGTACCGAAACAGCTTTTTATCATGATCCTGACGTATTATTTATTTCGATACATCAAGAAAATATTTTTCCAAAAGGTCGGGGATCGATGACGGATGTTGGTGAAGGTGAGGGAGAAGGCAGGAATGTAAATATTGAATTGCCGGCTGGTACAGGAGATGAAGGATACCTTTATGCCTTTGATCATATGATTGCGCCCATCGTTGATCAATTTCAACCAGAATTGATTCTCGTTTCCGCAGGCCAGGATGCCAGTCGTTTTGACCCATTAGGCCGGATGCTTGTGACCGCGGCAGGCTATTACGAGATGGCTAAAAGGGTAAAATCATTAGCTGCTAAACATTGTCACGGACGTGTTGTTGCTTGTCACGAAGGCGGGTATAGCACGGCCTATGTCCCTTTTTGTACGTTACGCGTGCTGGAAGCATTACGAGGCAAACGTAGTCAAGTTGATGATCCGTTTGACCAAGGGTATCATGAAGGTCCGATTTATCCGCATCAAAAGGAAGCCGTGCAGCGAGCGATTGACTTGCAATCGACGTATTGGGAGCTTTTTTGA